GAGCTCGATGTCCGCCAAAAAACCGGTGCGACGATCATCGCCGTGATTGATTCGCAGGAGAAAAAACAGATCAATCCCGGACCCGATCACGTCTTCACGGCGAATGCGCTGCTCGTCGTAGCCGGCGAGCGGGCCCATCTGAAAACGTTGAAGACTTTGCTGCAAAACGGCTAAACGGTTGTACACAAAATGCGGGGCAGGTATCGGAAAAAGGATACCTGCCCCGCTTTTGCATAACCGTGCCTCGTCAGGAGGCGCTGCGATCCCGCTCGATCTTTCGTTTCCCCCACTTCTGCCCCAGCTTTTCGAAGTAGTTGTAAATCGTTTTCGATTCTTTGGTCAATAGCGGTCCCAGCACGGCGAGAATCAGCACATACAGCACGGCAAAGGACTGCACGACCGGAAGCAGGCCCCCCGCCTTGCCGATATTGGCCATGATAATGGAAAACTCCCCCCGCGAGACGAGCGTAAAGCCGATATTGACCGAAGCCTTGTTGGAGATCCCGGCGATGCGCCCGCTGAGAAAACCAGCCACCATATTGCCGATCAAGGTCAAAATGACCGCGACGATCGTAATCCAGACCGCGCCTCCCAGCGACATCGGATCAATCGTCAAGCCGAAGCCGAAGAAGAAGATGGCGCCGAAGAAATCCCGGAACGGCAAGACCAGCCCTTCGATTCGCTTCACATGCTTCGAGTCGGCCAGGACGAGCCCGACCATCAGCGCGCCAATCGCTTCTGCGACGTGCAGCGTCTCGGAAAAGCCCGCAACCAGAAACAGCGCCGCCACCACCAGGATGAGGAAAAGCTCCGTCGACTTGACGTTAAACAGCCGGTCCACGTACTTGATGACGTATCTCCCCACGATCAGGAAGATCAGGATAAACAGCAGCGCGGACAGCGAGGTCAACAGGACGCCGCTCAACGAAGTGGCACCGCTCAGCACCAAGCCCGACAAGATCGACATGTGCACGGCGATAAACAGATCGTCAAACATGATCATGCCCATGATGATCTCCGTTTCCGGATTGGCCGTCCGTTTCAGGTCGACCAGCACTTTGGCCACGATCGCCGTAGAAGAGCTGGTCATGATCCCGCAGATTACCAGCGTCTCTTTAAGCGGCATGCCCATCATCCAGCCGAGCAAGAGACCGGAGACAAAATTGAGCGCCACATAAGCGGAACCGCCCACAAGAATGGATTTCCCCGATTTGACCAGGCGACTTACGGAAAACTCCAGCCCGAGGTAAAACAGCAGAAACAGTACGCCGAGCCGACCCATGAACTCGATAAACATGGAGCTTTCAATAAATCGCAAGTCAAAGATTCCAAAATGAGGGGCGTGCGGTCCGACTGCCATTCCCACCAGGATGTAAAAAGGGATGACCGAGAAGCGTAGTTTATTGGAAAGCAAACCCACGATTGATATCAACGCTAGCGCGAGGCCTATCTCAAATATGACTGTATCCATATGTTCCTCCTTTTTCAGTCTCAGATTAACGGTTAGAAAAGGAAAGGAGGGTCAGCTACTCCCGTCCGCCGAGCAAGAAGGATTGCAATGCTTTTAACTGCTTGCGCTCACCTGCGACGATCAGCATCGAATGAGCGGTAAACATATAGTCAGGTCCCGGATTGATATGCTTTTTATGATCTTTTTCCACCACTGCAATAATCGAGGCGCCCGTTTTTTGCCGGATGTCCAGCTCGCCGATCCTTTTCCCGATGCATTTGGCGTTCGCCTCGATTTTATGCCATTCGATCACCAAATCATCCAGACTCATGTCAATCGATTCCAGCGCTTTTGGCTTGTATACCATCCCTCCGATAATCCCGGCCACCTGTCTGGCTTCTTCGTCATCGAGGGCTACCATGGAGACACTGCTCTCCGGATCGTCCGGCTCAAAATGATACAGCTCGCGCCGACCGCTATCGTGGATAACAATCACCAACTTGTCTCCATTCTGCGTGTCCATTTGGAATTTTTTTCCGATTCCAGGCAAGTGGATTTCGCGAATATTCATGTAACCATACCTCCATTGTCATAGTCGATCGTATACCCCAGAAAACCGATATATTCACCTTGATTTTTTTCCGTCAGGAATTCCGCCTGCCGATGAGGGTGTCCGGAAGCCTGCTGCTGCCCATAGGAAAGCAAGGGGTCCCTTTTTTCAACTGCCCGGCTTGTGATTCGTTTCACATTCCCGCACGCTGAAAAAGAGTTCGGAACCTCTGTCGTTTCCTATGGATTTTCCCTTCCGTAAGGCAATCAGCAGGCTACGCGGCATTCAGGAAATACGTCGAGGTGAATTTAATGGGCATCAAAAGAAGACTTTTCATTTTTTGTGGAATGAAAGTCCGAAGATTAAAACGTGGTATGAGGATGGCTGAGACGAAAAGCAGCGTCAAACTCATCGCGTTGACGGCCTCTCGCAGCAGGGAATAGAGGAATTTCATCGGCGATGAATGACGCAGATTTACGACGTGTTTGCCGTAGGGAACCGCTGTGATGCTCGTGGATTCCTCATGCGTCAACATCCCGTTCGGAGCGAGAAAGGGGGCAAAAGCAAAGGCTAAGAGGACAAACAGGCTCAGGAAGGATAGGAAGATGCATCTTGAGTTGTTTGATTGGATCATCTGTGTGCACCTCCTGCCAAAAATCTCCGAAATGGGCTGTCCGTGTCCTCCCGTGCTAATTCCTTCGCCGCTTTTTCATAGACTGAATTGGATCACTATATCATTATTTCATAATGAAATGTATACAAAAAAAGAGTATCATTATCATCCAATTAAGTCAAATGAAGGAGTGCCTTAGACCTGTCCAAACCTGCTGCGGATAAAAGACGGCGCCCTTTTTGCTGGAAAAAAGAGCGCTGTCCGTCCCCCGCCTTGCAGTTGTCAACTCCGATGCAAGCAGGGTTAGCCTTTCATGTCGTCTTCAATTTTTTTGAGCTTTTTCTTTTGCTTGCAGGCAGCTTCCATTTTGGCATACCATGGCGAATCGCTCAGCTTTTGCAATTCGTTGATCAGCTTTTTGTCCGAAGTGACATGAATCTTTGTCTTCGGGAACGATTTCTTTAGCTTCTGTGCGACTTCCTTCTCGATGGTTTCCAGTCGGAAGCGGTTGAAGTTGCTTACCTGGATCGCCACGTTCAAGTCGTTGTCGATCTGGACCGCTACGGACTTGTCGATCCCTTTCACTTTTTGCGTGATCGACTTCGCCTTTTGCTCCGCATCAAAATGACGGACAGGCATCTTTTTGCACATCGGGTCCTGTGCGGCAGACTGGGTCTTGGATTGCTGCTTTGATTGCTGCTGCGGCTGTTGTTGGGACTGCTGCTGATTCTGCTGCTGCTGAGATTGTTGCTGGGCACATCCCGCCAGCAGCATGCTGATGGCCAATAAAGAACAGATGGTACGCAATGGATGGACCTCCTCGTAATCATGCGTACCCTTAGAATTTCCCTCTCCTTTTTTTGTATGCGTCAAAAATACGACGGGTCTTGTGCGCTCCCCGACGGAGATCACGCTACAACTTCAGATTGACACCCTTTGTCACCATTTGGTAACATCAGGACGTAACACTCAATATCATATTTGCTAGTTACATCTCCATTCTTATGATGACAATCAATCAAAACACGAAAGGGGGGATCTCTCTTGATGTGGCACCCATTCTTGTTTGAAAAGGAGAGATTCACCAATGATTACGGTTCGTCCTATCCACCCTGAGGAATTGGCTGGCTGGGGCGGATCGCGTTTTGGACGCTTCCGGGCGAGGCGTGTCCGCTCGCTTTTGTTTTGTGGGATTTGCCCTGGGAAGAGGACGACTGTCTGGATATCGGCAGGACATTGCTGCGTGAAACCATAGCTGCCGTCCAGATTCCGCCGGGCCGACTGCTTGAGTACATGCTGGATACGCCGGCGATGGCCCCCCAGTGTCAGGATCATGTTGAAAAACGGCAGTTGGTCCTGGAGCAGCTTGGTTTTCGCCTGCAAAGGAAGACCTCCCGCTTTGAATGGACAAAGAGCAGCCAGGATGCGGGTACCGCTGTTCATTTGCCAGGGAGAGAGAAGATCATCTTCCGGAGCTTGCCCGAAATCGGAGATGATGCTTTCGTCGAAGCGATCATGCAGATTAGCGCAGGTACGTACGACAACCAGATATCCCTTGCCCGACAAGCAAAGGGACCGCTGGAACACGCCCGGTACTTTTTTCGAGAGATGCAGCTGATGCAGCACGATCCGCTCTGGTGGCAACTTGCGTACGCGCAAAGCGGCGAGCTGATTGGACTGCTTATGCCGGCAAAGAGCCCCACATTTGCAACGATTGGCTATATCGGCGTGCCCCCGGAACAACGGGGGCGCGGGTATATCGATATGCTGCTGAATCGGGCGACCAGCATCCTGGTTCAAGCGGGGGAAACGTATATCCGTGCCGACACGGATGTCCAAAACAGACCGATGGCCAACGCCTTCTTGCGCGCTGGGTACCAGCCGTTTGCAAACCGGATTGAATATTATCTATCGTTATGAAGAACGAAAATTCGCGAATAAAAAAGGGGCTGTCCAATAAGTCCCCAAAATAAAAAGTTGGGCGGAAAAACGTAATGTTTTCCGTCCAACTTTTTTGTGCGGCTGCTTTTGCAGGAAAGTAGCGAGGCGGATGCCTGCCACTTTCAATAGATTGTGGGCCAATGCCACAATCCCAAACTCGACGTGAACCTTGTCCAGCCCCCGTAAGGAGAACCGTCGGAACGACCGGTTGCCCTTGAGGTGACCGAACACGCTTTCTACCTCCACTTTACGCCGAGCATAGATCGCGGACTTCTCGTCATCCTCAAGGGCTCTTTTGGCCTTTGCCTTTAACTCTTCCCATATCGTGTTCCAGTGTACCTGGCGATTCCCTTTTGCTTTGGTGCACGAGAGCTTGAGCGGGCAATCGCTACAATCCTCACATTCATAGATCTTGAAGCTTTGCTCCAGGCCAGAAGCGTTTTTTTTCGTCTGGTATTTCTTAAAGCGAACGTATCGACCATTCGGGCAAACAAAGCGATCATCCTGCTCTTCATACGTCCAGTTGGAAGCGTGCCGGATGTCCTTCTGGTATCGTCGGGTTTTCTCCTTCAAATAGTTGCCGTAGGGTATGAGAAACTCAAATCGCGGCTGTTTTTCTTCGCCCATCGCATACAAGTAGTTTTCCTCGCTGCCATAGCCAGCGTCGGCAATCACGGTTTTGGGCATCGGCAACGAAGACGCCGCCAATCGCTCCATATGCGGAATAAAGCATCGTGTATCCGTAGGACGCTGATGGATGCTGTAGAACAAAACAAACTGGTTTTCCGTGGCCATTTGCACATTGTAGCCTGGCTTCAGTTGGCCATTTTTCATGTGATCTTCCTTCATGCGCATAAACGTGGCGTCCGGATCGGTTTTCGAGTAGCTGTTGCGATCGCCAAAGCAGGCTTTCTGCTGCTCATACTTGGCGAAGCGAGGAAGGAAATCCTTCCGAATCTGTTTCAGCGGCCTCTTCAAGGCACTGCGCGCTTTGCGCAAGGCTTTCCGCTCTTCGCTGCCGCTGGTCTGCGTGAGCTGTTCGGTTAAGCCTTCGACTCTTTCCTCCAGCACGGCCGCTGCTTCTTCGAGCTTGGCAGGGAGCTCTTCCGGGTCTGCCGCTGCATATTCGCCAGCTTCTTGCTGCGTGAGCGTATGAATATGCGCAAGGGTGGCCTGCACCTTTTCCTTGAGCTTTTCCTCGAAGCGAAGCGTGGATTTTTTCCACACAAAAGAGTACTTGTTCGCATCGGCTTCAATCTTTGTGCCATCCAAAAAGTACTGCTCCATCGAAATGTAGTTGTCCGCGATGAGCTTGCGGATCATCGTTTCAAACAGTTCGTCCATGAACGCTTTCATGCGCACGCCGCGAAAATCGTTCAAGGTACGGAAGTCAGGCTGCTGCATCGCCGCCAGCCACATGGCCGGGAGGTTCTCACGCAACAGCTTTTCAATACCGCGGCAGGAATAAACCTTTTGTGAGTAGCCGTAAAGGATCACCTTAAGCATCATTTTGGGATGGTAGGAACTGCGGCCTCCGCCCGTGTAATGAGCAAACAACTGCTGATCCGGAATGGCTTCGATCATTTCATCAATGACACGAGCCACATGATGGGTGGGAACATACATCTCCAAATCCAGAATCATCTGAGCCTGCTTGTTGTCGTACGGTTTGAAGGTAGGGGCAAGATGTCGCGTGGGCATCATTTTTTCTTCCACATCCTGTAGAGGAAGAGCCAGTTGCATGGTATAATCATGATTAGTAGTCGTCCGATTACGCAAGAAAATCGTCCTTTCTTGAATTGGTAGTGTGGTAACTTCCATTTTACAAGAAAAGACGGTTTTTTTGTGCTTATTTTTTACATTCAACAAAAACGGGGCGCCCAGAAGTCAGTTTATGCTGACTTTCTGGACAGCCCCTTTTTCGCTGGGAAGATGCGACGCGCTAAGCGTTTCACCTTCGCGGGCGATTTCTCACTTCATATTTTCCTTGTTTTAATCCAATTCTAAGCGACCGATAATTACTTCGTTTTTTGATCGCCCAGAATGTGGATATTATGGTAAATCTCATTGTCTCCTGTTTGGTCTGGACAGCATCCACGACTTTATCAGTGTCGTTTTCCATTATAATTCCAGATTAATCTTTCGAATAGTTATCATAAGCTCCATCCAATGATCGAACAACATAATAGACTAAATCATCATATTTCCGCATTTTACTATGATCACCGTATGTCATGTGCCACAGCAAAAAACGTCGATTCATTAGGACCGGAGCCCTACCATAGTCTGATTCAGGATCATGGTCAGAGCCAAGTGCAGAGTCAATATTAACTGCACCGTCTTCAATATCTTCATTAGCTGATGGATAGTGTCCAGTTTTACTATAATACCTACTACTTAGGGGCTGCTGAACGGTTTTCAAACTTCAAAAATGTTTCCAAAAGCAGGAATTCTATAGGAAAGAAGACGGTTTAACCAGGAGACAAAAAAATCCCGCAGCCTACGCTCGAGGTTCATCACCAGGAGCTGAAGCGCGATGACGGTTTCACTTGTTTTCGCAAGGCATGCTCGAATACGGCCAAGCCCATACCTGCGCTTGCCCTCACCAAATTTGCCTTCTATGGCGTTGCGTTTTCGTGCATCTTGTCTTGCGACTCGCCGTTGTTCTGTCGCTTCTTCGCCTTGTACGGGACGGCCAAGCGCCGGACCGCTCAAACGAATGCCATGCGCTTTGCAAAATGCCCTGTTTTGCCGGGTGCGATAGATTTGATCGGCAAGTACCGCCTTCGGGTAACAACCAAAGCGTCTCTTGTATGCTTCTACAGATTCGATCAGCGTCACCCCTTCGTTGAAGCTGTCCCATGATAGACGCTCCAGAAAAGCATAACCGTTCACCATGCTGACCGATACTTTGGCGCCAAACTCTACTCGCGCTTTCGCTTTGCCGCGTACGACCGGGCGGACGTGCGGTTGGTGGATGCTCACGATTCGATCTTCGATCTGATGCGTTTTGCGTTCAAACATCATGCGTTGCTGTCGATACAGTTCCTGAATCACAAGCAAGTCGCGATATTGTTTCCGGCTCAAAAGTGTCAGCGGCTGCCGTGAGGCCATGTTGCGGATAATTTGAAGGTTACGTGCTACATACCGGAGTTGCTTGCCGATCGCTCGACGAATCACCTTGCCGTTTGCACGACGCTGTTTGGCCACGGCCAGGTACTCCTTTCGAGCTTTATCCCGATAAGTCCGTGGTTTGCGGGAACGACCAATCTGTGGAGCATGTAACGTATCGATGATCTCCTCCAGTTTCTCACGCGCCTCGTTCAGCAAGTTCAAATCGGTTGGGTACGCCACATCCGCCGGGGCACATGTGGCATCCAGCAACAAGACACCCTGGTTCGGATCTTCCTCGGATGTTGAGTGACGCTTGGTCGTACGTTTACCTTTGGATTTTGTACCTGATTTTGGTTCATCGTCACGGTCGGAATCTGGAATTGATTTAGCGGCCTCAACCGCGATGATCTCGTTGATTTCACGGAGAACCGGTTCGCCTAAACGTTTGCGAAAATGCGTCATGAGCGACGGGTGGAACGGTGGATGATCCTGATAGCCTTCCAGCCCGATGAAGTATTGCAGATACGGGTTTTCGACAATCTGCTGGACCGTTTCCCGGTCCGACAGTTGCAAACGTTCCTGAATGATGAGTGCCCCGAGAGCGACACGGATGGAAACGGCCTTTTGTCCACGAAACGATATGCGGAAGGACTTGGCATACTTTTTCTCTGCATGTGCCCACGGTACCAACCGAGCCAACTTGACCCAGCGATTTTCTTTACTCAACTTGCCGCCAAATGGCAAGAAAAAATCATCAGGGAGAAGCAGTTGATTTTCACGATGAGAGAGAAATTCGTACATTCAGATCCGCTCCATGTGCAAGGAATTTGAAGAAAAATCGTCGATTTCCTTGCACATGATTTCGATGAAAACGAGGCAAAACCCTTGTGGTTACAGTATTTTTTATCTGTTCAGCAGCCCCTACTTAGGGGCTGCTGAACGGTTTTCAAACTACACAAATGGAACGAAAATCAGGATTTTTCCTTGAAAACATTCGGGTCAACCAGAGAGCAAAAAGAACTCGCAGCCTGCGCTCGAGGTTCATCACCAGGAGTTGCAGCGCGATGACGGTTTCGCTCGTCTTTGCAAGGCATGCTCGAATACGGCCAAGCCCATACTTGCGTTTGCCCTCACCGAATTTGCCTTCGATAGCGTTGCGTTTGCTCGCATCTTGCCTTGCGACTCGCCGTTGTTTTGCCACTTCTTCGCCTTGTGCCGGACGGCCGAGTGCTGGACCGCTCAGACGAATGCCGTGAGCTTTGCAAAATGCCCTGTTTTCCCGGGTGCGATAGATTTGATCGGCGAGTACCGCCTTCGGGTAACAGCCGAAGCGCCTCTTGTACGCTTCGAGTGATTGGATCAGTGTCACACCTTCGTTGAAGCCGTCCCATGACAGACGCTCCAGAAAAGCATAGCCGTTCACCATGCTGACTGATATTTTGGCGCCAAACTCCACTCGCGCTTTCGCTTTGCCGCGTACGATCGGGCGGATATGCGGTTGACGGATGCTCACGATTCGATCTTCGATTTGATGCGTTTTGTATTCAAACATCATGCGTTGCTGTCGATACAGTTCCTGAATCACAAGCAAGTCGCGATACTGCTTCCGGCTGAGAAGCGTTAGCGATTGCCGCGAGGCCAGGTCGTGGATGATCCGAAGGTTACGTGCTACATACCGGAGTTGCTTGCCAATCGCTCGACGAATCACCTTGCCGCTTGCACGACGTTGTTTGGCCACGGCCAGGAACTGTTTTCGAGCTTTCTCGCGATATGTCCGGGGTTTGCGGGCACAACCGATCTGTGGGGCATGTAACGTGTCAATGATCTCCTCCAGTTTCTCACGCGCCTCGTTCAGCAAGTTCAAATCGGTTGGGTACGCCACATCCGCCGGGGCACACGTGGCATCCAGCAACAAGACACCCTGGTTCGGATCTTCTTCGGAAGTTGAGCGACGCTTGGTCGTACGTTTGCCTTTGGATGTTGTACCGGATTTTGGTTCATCGTCATGGTCGGAATCTGGTGTTGATTTGGCGGCCTCGACCGCGATGATCTCGTTGATTTCACGGAGAACTTGCTCGCCCAGACGTTTGCGAAAATGCGTCATGAGCGACGGGTGAAACGGTGGATGATCCTGATAGCCTTCCAACCCGATGAAATATTGCAGATACGGGTTTTCGACAATCTGCTGGACCGTTTCACGGTCCGACAGTTGCAAGCGTTCCTGAATGATGAGTGCCCCAAGGGCGACACGGATGGAAACGGCCTTTTGTCCACGAAACGATTTACGGAAGGACTTGGCATACTTTTCCTCCGCATAAGCCCACGGCACCAACTGAGCCATCTTGACCCAGCGATTTTCTTTATTCAACTTGCCGCCAAATGGCAAGAAAAAATCATCGGGAAGAAGCAATTGGTTTTCACGATGAGAGATATATTCGTACATCCATATCCGCTCCATGTGCAAGGAATTTATAGGGAAATCGTTGATTTCCTTGCACATGATTTCGATGAAAACGAGGTAAAACCCTTGTGGTTACTCAATTTTCAATTCGTTCAGCAAGCCCTAATTAGCCATCTGAAGCATTTCCTTTCCTCCTATATCTTGTTGTCTAGACAACTACAAGATACAGGAAAGAGGTGCTCAGGTGGTCAACTTTTTTATGAGCGATGTACCACTAGGTGGTCAATTATTAGATTAGCATTCACAAGTATTCGGAGATGGAGGATTTCAATCAGGAGGTGAAGTCTGTACAGACAAGGAAAGCCAATGTAATGGTGTAACCGTCAAGTAGTTTTGAACACTTTTTGCTCATTAAGATTGAACACTTTTTTCTCCGAAAATAGAGCTCCTGTATTTGATTCTGTAGCTTTCTTCGTTTAGTTGGATCACTTCCACTCTGTGAAGCAATCGATCTAATATAGCCGTCGTAATTCCTTGATCACCTATTAATTCTCCCCACTGTTCGGGTCCTTTGTTGGATGTTAATATGATTGAACTTCGTTCATACAGGTTGTTTATGAGGTGGAAAAATAGGTTTGCCTCCCTTTGATCCATTGCCATATACATGAGATCATCAATAATGACCAAATCGGATTCGTTTATTCTTTTAAGCTGCGTTTGTGATTTTGTGAGGTACTCTTGGGTTTTCAATAGATGGATCAACTCTCCCATGGTTGAAAAGGTAACTTGAAAACCCTTTTGTATCGCTTCTAACCCAAGTCCAATTGCAATGTGGGTTTTGCCCACTCCTGGAGGACCAAGAAGGATCAGATTGTACTGTTGTTCTAGCCAATTCAGTTCCTTCAACTGTTTGATTTGGCGGGAACTGATTGACTTTTGCTCATCGATCTGAATTCTTCCAAGGTCTTTTGATAGGGAAACTTGGCCCATTTCAATCTCCTCTCCGCATTTTTTGCTTCTCTCCGTTTCAATTCATAGGTTAAGAGTTCTTCTAGAAATTCCTGATAGGTCCAAGAGAATTTTTCAGCTTTACGAAGGAATTCAGGCAGTTCATTGGCTGTCTCCGCCATCCGAAGATGGCGGAAGTAATTTTGCATGGTCTGTACGGTGCTGTTCAACGTCAAATGCCCCCTAGTATTTTTAAATATTTATCCATTTCCCTCGTTGGTGAAGTGGCTTGTAATGCGGAGAGGTTGCGGAAGTTGCTTGGTATTGCTTGATCGAAACGAGGTTCTGAGGAGGGCTTGGTATCTTTTAGTCGGGAAAGGTGCTGTGCAACATCCCGGAGGTCATTTGCACTCCATAAATGGTCTTTTACACATACATCCAAGGCTTCCTCAATATCAGGTTGGAAATGGGTGATGGCATATTGAACGATTTGCAAATGATCACGTACATACCTCGGATACCGAACGCTTATCTCATGAATAAACAGCATTGCTTTTTCTTGATCGTGAAATTGGCGGATAATGGTCTCCTTATAAGCATGAATCCCTTTAGATCGATCACGTGAGTGCTGTCTACTTTTTATAAGCTCTCCTTTTCCGTGGCAAAGCCGATGTCGTGCAAGAACTTCTCCTTGCGGAGTTGCTCTGACAATCAGTTCCTCTTCATGAATCTCGATAAATACTTGATTCTCTCCCCTTGGACGGTATGTCCCTAAAGGAAGGGAGTACCGATTGGATTTATATTTAATCACATTGTCCTTATGGACAGTTCTTGTTATACTGGATCCACGGTTGCTCTCGAAAGAGAGCAGGGGAGAGACTGGCTTCAAGTGTTGCTTTTCGAGGGCGTGCACTTCAACCGGTCTCTTTTTTGTTGTATGGTGCACATTGTAATTGCCTGTCCGTGATAGCCAGGCCAGAGACCGTTCGTTCCATGCATCGATATTGGAGAAAACCCTGTGTTTGGCAAAGTTTCTTTTCACGAATTTCACTACGTTTTCTATCTTGCCCTTACTTTGCGGATCTGCCTTGCGGCATAAATAAAGGCGAAATCCACGTTCTTGCTTATAAGACTGAAATTCACTCGTCAGGATAATGTCTCCTGCATTTTCACTTACGGTGATCAGGTGATCTTGGTCATAAACCAATTCCTCTGGCATTCCTCCGAAAAATACGAATGCGTTTTCATGGCATCTGATTGCATCCCTTGTGGTAAAGGGTCTGCTTTGCCACTCTACATACTTGAAACGGGAGTGGGAGAGAACAAAAGTGATGAAGTATAATCTCACGTCCTTTTTTTCCATATTTTTAACCGTGACTTCTCCCCAATCCACTTGAGCCTGTTGGCCCATTGGCAACTCGTCCACTGCTTCGTGATCACGAATATGTACAATTTTCGGAATATGGTATATTTCCCTTAGCTCACTAACATAGGATCGAACTGTGCTTCCTCCAATCTTAATGGAAGGATATTTCTCCTTTAACCAGTCCTCGACCTGAGAAGAAGACAGATCTGGATGTTCATGTAACCAACTGAGAATCCTATCCCGGTAGGGATTCAACTTTTTGCTTCTGTTACCAAGGGAATTGACCCAATCTGATGCCTCCTCAAAAGTCATATCTAGATATTTATAGACCGTGTTCCTCGACAGATCCAATTTCCTTGCGATGGCTGCCACCTTAAATCCTTGCTCTTTTAATTGATGAACCTGAAGATACAACAGTAATTTTTCCACCTTTCCCATCCCCCAGCCAAGCTATGTTGAACAAGTAATCATAGCTTAACTGGGTTACCAAGTGAAAGAAAAAAGTGTTCATTTCTATTTGGCGGATACTGTTGAATTTAGTTTAGCAGTTACAAATGGA
This sequence is a window from Brevibacillus composti. Protein-coding genes within it:
- the istA gene encoding IS21 family transposase, translated to MLYLQVHQLKEQGFKVAAIARKLDLSRNTVYKYLDMTFEEASDWVNSLGNRSKKLNPYRDRILSWLHEHPDLSSSQVEDWLKEKYPSIKIGGSTVRSYVSELREIYHIPKIVHIRDHEAVDELPMGQQAQVDWGEVTVKNMEKKDVRLYFITFVLSHSRFKYVEWQSRPFTTRDAIRCHENAFVFFGGMPEELVYDQDHLITVSENAGDIILTSEFQSYKQERGFRLYLCRKADPQSKGKIENVVKFVKRNFAKHRVFSNIDAWNERSLAWLSRTGNYNVHHTTKKRPVEVHALEKQHLKPVSPLLSFESNRGSSITRTVHKDNVIKYKSNRYSLPLGTYRPRGENQVFIEIHEEELIVRATPQGEVLARHRLCHGKGELIKSRQHSRDRSKGIHAYKETIIRQFHDQEKAMLFIHEISVRYPRYVRDHLQIVQYAITHFQPDIEEALDVCVKDHLWSANDLRDVAQHLSRLKDTKPSSEPRFDQAIPSNFRNLSALQATSPTREMDKYLKILGGI